The Flavobacterium marginilacus genome window below encodes:
- a CDS encoding iron chaperone: protein MKINFKSVDEYIQTFPKDIQVLLENVRNAITKNAPEAAESISYGMPAYKIYGKPLVYFAGYKNHIGFYATPTGHKEFSNELSNYKQGKGSVQFPVDHPIPYWLIEQIVIFRVKENEARKDSKLLKS from the coding sequence ATGAAAATTAATTTTAAATCCGTTGACGAATACATTCAGACATTCCCAAAAGACATTCAGGTTCTTCTGGAAAATGTTCGCAACGCCATTACAAAAAATGCGCCGGAAGCCGCTGAAAGCATTTCCTATGGAATGCCTGCCTATAAAATTTATGGAAAGCCCTTGGTCTATTTTGCAGGCTATAAAAACCACATCGGATTTTATGCCACGCCAACGGGACACAAAGAATTTTCTAATGAGCTTTCTAATTACAAACAAGGAAAAGGTTCCGTTCAGTTTCCTGTTGACCATCCCATTCCTTACTGGCTGATTGAACAAATTGTTATTTTTAGGGTGAAAGAGAATGAAGCTCGAAAAGATTCTAAGTTGCTGAAGAGCTAA
- a CDS encoding glyoxalase yields the protein MHNAKSIRPFIGSKNFEISRSFYQDLGFNEIILAPNFSYFETKGIGFYLQDAYVKDWIDNTMLFLEVDDVKQFWIKLLELNLTVKYENVKLVPIREMPWGRECLIHDPSGILWHIGEFNE from the coding sequence ATGCACAATGCCAAATCAATCCGACCGTTTATAGGTTCCAAAAACTTTGAAATTTCACGAAGTTTTTATCAGGACTTAGGTTTTAATGAAATTATATTGGCACCTAATTTTTCTTATTTTGAAACCAAGGGAATTGGATTCTATCTGCAGGATGCCTATGTCAAAGACTGGATTGACAATACAATGCTTTTTTTAGAAGTCGATGATGTCAAACAATTTTGGATTAAGCTTTTGGAACTGAATTTAACTGTCAAATATGAAAATGTAAAATTAGTGCCCATTCGAGAAATGCCTTGGGGCAGAGAATGTTTGATTCATGATCCGTCTGGTATTCTTTGGCATATTGGCGAGTTTAATGAATAG